In Pseudomonadota bacterium, one DNA window encodes the following:
- a CDS encoding magnesium transporter, whose product MFTYFTDIARRDVLDRHGRYVGHPYDFAARLDEVYPRITSLVVSRGTFKRRYFVVDWKDVHQTDRGLQLKVPIETLSEVASYRNGDEPTLRRNILDQQVVDTFNRKLVRVNDLHFLKVDDDLRLAHVDIGFRGLIRRLGWERAVDGVVRLFNRHARYLNEEGLISWKYVQPLSIQSPTGQIQLNVDMRQLKQIPPSDISQMLAELDPYQRAALIKTLDVQGQVDTITELDLKIQRDIIEELDAQTAVRLFERMPSDEATDLLAKLQKRDADRIIGMLSAKKAREISDLMEHEADSAGGLMTKEFIALRPSMTVGQAIDHIRCVEIQKAETIYSAFVVDEHDVLMGSVSFRRLLLEPMEAKIADVMQQKPPAVNVETSVKDVAYTMDKYNLYTLPAIDDDGKLEGIITVDDVLHAAVEQAWGKRGGL is encoded by the coding sequence ATGTTCACCTACTTCACGGATATCGCGAGAAGGGACGTTCTCGACCGCCACGGAAGATATGTGGGGCACCCCTACGACTTCGCCGCGCGCCTCGACGAGGTCTATCCGCGCATAACCTCCCTCGTCGTCTCGAGGGGCACGTTCAAAAGACGGTACTTCGTCGTGGACTGGAAGGACGTCCACCAGACCGACCGCGGGCTTCAGCTCAAGGTCCCGATCGAGACGCTCTCCGAGGTCGCCTCCTACCGCAACGGGGACGAGCCCACGCTCCGCCGCAACATCCTGGACCAGCAGGTGGTCGACACGTTCAACAGAAAGCTCGTGCGCGTCAACGACCTGCACTTCCTCAAGGTGGACGACGACCTGAGGCTCGCCCATGTGGACATCGGTTTCCGCGGCCTGATACGAAGGCTCGGCTGGGAGCGGGCGGTCGACGGGGTCGTGCGCCTGTTCAACAGGCACGCGCGCTACCTCAACGAGGAGGGGCTCATCTCCTGGAAATACGTCCAGCCGCTCTCCATACAGTCGCCCACCGGCCAGATCCAGCTCAACGTCGACATGCGGCAGCTCAAGCAGATCCCGCCCTCCGACATATCGCAGATGCTCGCCGAGCTCGACCCGTACCAGCGGGCGGCGCTCATCAAGACGCTGGACGTCCAGGGCCAGGTGGACACCATCACCGAGCTCGACCTCAAGATTCAGAGGGACATCATAGAGGAGCTGGACGCCCAGACCGCGGTGCGCCTCTTCGAGCGCATGCCGTCCGACGAGGCGACGGACCTGCTGGCCAAACTCCAGAAGCGCGACGCGGACCGCATCATCGGCATGCTCTCGGCCAAGAAGGCCCGCGAGATCTCGGACCTCATGGAGCACGAGGCCGACTCGGCCGGAGGCCTCATGACCAAGGAGTTCATCGCGCTTCGGCCCTCCATGACCGTCGGCCAGGCGATCGACCACATCCGCTGCGTGGAGATCCAGAAGGCTGAGACGATCTACAGCGCGTTCGTGGTGGACGAGCACGACGTGCTCATGGGCTCCGTGTCGTTCCGCAGGCTCCTGCTCGAGCCGATGGAGGCGAAGATCGCCGACGTGATGCAGCAGAAGCCCCCCGCGGTCAACGTCGAGACCTCGGTCAAGGACGTGGCCTACACCATGGACAAGTACAACCTCTACACGCTGCCCGCGATCGACGACGACGGAAAGCTCGAGGGGATCATCACCGTGGACGACGTGCTGCACGCGGCGGTCGAACAGGCATGGGGCAAACGCGGCGGGCTCTGA